A single Pseudoxanthomonas sp. DNA region contains:
- a CDS encoding homoserine dehydrogenase yields the protein MSTVVRLATASRTAPTLALLGTGVVGSAFVARHQRLQAQGLAVPALAWLANSRVLHACGGSAQQALEAANQASACDGDMPPWAEGEALRAGDIVVDATASDSVADWHAEWLSRGVHVVTANKLGVGGALARAQAIARARADSGAGYGDAATVGAGLPLLRSLRALVAGGDRIHRVEGVLSGSLAWLFNHYDGMRAFSGFVRQARQAGYTEPDPRLDLSGEDVRRKLLILARAAGLPLQAEDVRVESLVPADLAALPLPALDAALPQLDAPLAARFKDAYRNGARLRFIGRFDAERASVGLQALPLDHPLCGGGGTDNRVAIYSDRYPEQPLVIQGPGAGADVTAAALLDDVLAIGA from the coding sequence ATGAGCACCGTCGTCCGCCTGGCGACCGCGTCGCGTACCGCACCGACGCTGGCGCTGCTCGGCACCGGCGTGGTGGGCAGCGCGTTCGTCGCGCGCCATCAACGCCTGCAGGCGCAGGGGCTGGCGGTGCCGGCGCTGGCATGGCTGGCCAATTCGCGCGTGCTGCATGCCTGCGGGGGTTCCGCGCAGCAGGCGCTGGAAGCGGCCAACCAGGCGTCGGCGTGCGACGGCGACATGCCGCCCTGGGCGGAAGGCGAGGCCTTGCGGGCCGGCGACATCGTGGTCGATGCGACCGCGAGCGACAGCGTTGCCGACTGGCACGCGGAATGGCTGTCGCGCGGCGTGCACGTGGTGACGGCCAACAAGCTCGGCGTCGGGGGTGCGCTGGCGCGCGCGCAGGCGATCGCCCGGGCGCGCGCGGATTCCGGCGCCGGCTACGGCGATGCCGCCACCGTCGGTGCCGGCCTGCCGCTGCTGCGCAGCCTGCGCGCGCTGGTGGCCGGCGGCGACCGCATCCACCGCGTCGAAGGCGTGCTGTCCGGATCGCTGGCGTGGCTGTTCAACCACTACGACGGCATGCGCGCGTTCTCGGGCTTCGTCCGTCAGGCGCGCCAGGCCGGCTACACCGAACCCGATCCACGCCTGGACCTGTCCGGCGAAGACGTGCGCCGCAAACTGCTGATCCTCGCCCGTGCCGCCGGCCTGCCGTTGCAGGCCGAGGACGTGCGCGTGGAGTCGCTGGTGCCGGCGGACCTGGCGGCGCTGCCGCTGCCGGCACTGGACGCGGCATTGCCGCAGCTCGACGCGCCACTGGCCGCGCGCTTCAAGGACGCCTACCGCAACGGCGCGCGCCTGCGCTTCATCGGCCGCTTCGATGCCGAACGCGCCAGCGTCGGCCTGCAGGCGCTGCCGCTGGACCATCCGCTGTGCGGCGGTGGCGGCACCGACAACCGCGTGGCGATCTACAGCGACCGCTATCCCGAACAGCCCCTCGTCATCCAGGGGCCGGGCGCGGGTGCCGACGTCACCGCCGCTGCGCTACTGGACGACGTGCTGGCGATCGGGGCGTGA